Part of the Chlamydiales bacterium genome is shown below.
ACATGCTGTTAACAATGTTACAGAGGGTCCTTTAAAGGACACCAAATTTTCTGATGCAGAACTTTATGAGTTAGACATTGCAGCACTGCTACATGATTGTGGTAAGGTAACAACACCTGTACATGTAGTAGAGAAGGGTAAAAAGTTAGAGACGATCATGGATCGCATTCAGCTTATTGAAGCGCGCTTTGAAATCATAAGAAGAGATGCAGAGGTTTTTGCGCTTTGCTCAAAATTAAAGCAAGAAACGGGCCAAAGTGGTTTGGAATTCCTTGAAAAAGATGAGGAGCTCAATAAAAAATTACATGGTTTTGAAGATGATTTAAACTTTATTAAGTCTGCAAATTTTGGTAAAGAGGGTATGTCTGCAGAGGCTTTAGAAAGAATTCAAAAGCTTGCTGCTACTATGTGGAAGGATGTAAATGGTGTCGTGCAGCCTTTACTTACAAATGATGAAGTAAAGAACTTATCCATTGTTAAAGGAACGCTTACAACAGAAGAGCGTCTGGTGATCCAAAACCATGTGGTGATGACAATTAAGATGCTCAGTGAGATTCCTTATCCTAAGTACTTGCGTGAAGTTCCAGAGATTGCAGGTAAGCACCATGAAAGAATAGATGGCAAGGGGTATCCAAGGGGACTTACAGGAAATCAAATGTCTGTGCGAGCAAGAATTCTTGCCATATCAGATGTTTTTGAAGCACTTACAGCACCCGATCGGCCCTATAAGGATGTGATGGTCCTTTCGAGAGCTATTAATATTTTAAATTCTATGTGTGAAGAGGGGCATATTGACAAGGATCTGTGGAAGGTCTTTCTTGATAAAAAAGTCTATGCAGAGTATGCCCAGAAGTATTTGTTGCCAGAGCAGATAGACCTTGCCTAATTTTTGCGCACTTTGTTCATTGACACTACCTGTATATCCACTTGTTGATGCAGAAAAAGAATTTTGCTGTACAGGCTGTCTTGTTGTTTATCAAATCCTCTCCTCTCAAAATGCCCTAAATACCTTTGAGAGTTCTCCTCAATTTCAAAAAGCCTATGAGCTTGGACTTATTTCTAATCCTCATCTGCAAGAGGAGGTAGAAAAAAATAGAGCCTATTCACATGATGTTAGAAGGTTATATTTTGAAGTTACAGGCCTTTGGTGTCCTGCGTGTGCAAAACTTATACAACTTTTTTGTAGCCGTATAAAGGGGATTATAAGCTGTTTTGTAGATTATTCTACAGATCTTGCATCAATAGAGTACGATCTTAAAACAATATCTCAAGAAAAAATTTTTTCATCGATTGCGTCTCTTGGTTACAAACCTTTACTATTAAATCAAGAGGAAAGAGAAAAGAACTCTTTAGCTCTTAATTTACGCTTGGGAGTTGCAAGCTTTGCTTCATTAAATATCATGATGCTCTCATACCCAGTTTATAGTGAGTATTTTGGAGTAGATATTAGTCAATATGGACATCTTTTTGGATGGATATCGCTTATACTGTCGCTGCCAGTACTTTTTTACAGTGCTTATCCTATCTTTTTTCGCTTTGTAAATAATATAAGGGCTCGCATTTTAGGCATGGAGACACTTGTTGCAATGGGCATTTTATCTTCGTTTGTACTATCGCTTTATCAGCTGTTACAAGGGTCCGATCGTGTTTATTTTGACTCTATGACAGCTATTATAAGCTTTGTGCTTTGGGGCAAGATAATGGAGTCTAAAGCAAAGTTTTCTGCCAAATCGGCTCTATATCGACTTAATCGCTCTTTTCCAAAGAGGGGAAGAAAACGCTTTCCTGATAAAAGCATGCAATTTGTATCTATAAAGGATATTGAAGTAGGTAATGTACTTGTTGTGGGACTTGGTGAAAAGATTGTCATGGATGGAGTTGTCATAGAAGGATCTGCATCTGTTGATGAATCTTTTATGACAGGAGAAGCCATACCTGTTTTAAAAAATGTTGGAAGTATAGTTTTGGCAGGGTCCATCTTAAAAAGTGGCTGGATTGCTTTTGAAGTGAGTAAAAAAGTAGAAGAGTCTTTTTATCAAAAAATTATAGATACACTTCAAATAGACTTTGAAAGAAAAAGAGAGAATAAAACCCTTGTAGACAAGATTGTGCGCCTATTTGTGCCATGCATTTTGTCTATTTCTTTTATATGCGTGATAACGCTTTTGTTGCTTGGATATTCGCTTGAAATGTCTGTTATAAGAGGTGTTGCTATCCTGCTTATCTCCTGTCCTTGTGCAATTGGGATTGCAGCACCTCTTGTTGAGTCTTTCTTAACGAATCGATTAGCTGATATGGGCGCTGTGCTTCGAAATCGCTTGGTTTTGAGCGTCCTTGGCAAGGAAGATATTGTTGTTTTTGATAAGACAGGGACTTTAACGGAAGGGAAATTTAGGGTTTTAAGTGGAGCAGATAAGCTTTCTTTGGAAGAAAAGTCTTATCTTAAGACACTATCCTCTTTTTCAATGCATCCCATATCATATGCTATTGCGACATTTCTTGAAAAAACACAATCGACTTGTTTGTGTATGGAAGAGTGTATAGGAAGGGGTGTTAAGGGATATACGAGTGAGAATAAATTCTATCTTTTGGGCTCTTCAACATTTTTACAAGAGCATGGGCTATCTATACCCTTAAATCAGCAAGAAACATGTGAAGATGTGCTCATTTCTACTGTATATTTTGCAGATGATAATGGAGTCATTGCTGTTATC
Proteins encoded:
- a CDS encoding HD domain-containing phosphohydrolase — protein: MSEKDLFKTLKKLTEIGVALSAERDKRKLLGKILDGAKELTFADGGTLYTITDQKKLRFEIVRTDSLGISWERLEGKEHDKFLDIALIDKDGILNDKNVVAYAVNHDQIVNIQDAYKTEGFDFSGTRNFDATTGYHSQSFLTVPLKNHEADIIGALQLINAKDVTNGSIIPFTQENQELVASLASQAAVAMTNQRLIHELRIMFESLTHVLAEAIDEKSPVTGKHCKRVPIIAQMLAHAVNNVTEGPLKDTKFSDAELYELDIAALLHDCGKVTTPVHVVEKGKKLETIMDRIQLIEARFEIIRRDAEVFALCSKLKQETGQSGLEFLEKDEELNKKLHGFEDDLNFIKSANFGKEGMSAEALERIQKLAATMWKDVNGVVQPLLTNDEVKNLSIVKGTLTTEERLVIQNHVVMTIKMLSEIPYPKYLREVPEIAGKHHERIDGKGYPRGLTGNQMSVRARILAISDVFEALTAPDRPYKDVMVLSRAINILNSMCEEGHIDKDLWKVFLDKKVYAEYAQKYLLPEQIDLA
- a CDS encoding cation-translocating P-type ATPase, whose amino-acid sequence is MPNFCALCSLTLPVYPLVDAEKEFCCTGCLVVYQILSSQNALNTFESSPQFQKAYELGLISNPHLQEEVEKNRAYSHDVRRLYFEVTGLWCPACAKLIQLFCSRIKGIISCFVDYSTDLASIEYDLKTISQEKIFSSIASLGYKPLLLNQEEREKNSLALNLRLGVASFASLNIMMLSYPVYSEYFGVDISQYGHLFGWISLILSLPVLFYSAYPIFFRFVNNIRARILGMETLVAMGILSSFVLSLYQLLQGSDRVYFDSMTAIISFVLWGKIMESKAKFSAKSALYRLNRSFPKRGRKRFPDKSMQFVSIKDIEVGNVLVVGLGEKIVMDGVVIEGSASVDESFMTGEAIPVLKNVGSIVLAGSILKSGWIAFEVSKKVEESFYQKIIDTLQIDFERKRENKTLVDKIVRLFVPCILSISFICVITLLLLGYSLEMSVIRGVAILLISCPCAIGIAAPLVESFLTNRLADMGAVLRNRLVLSVLGKEDIVVFDKTGTLTEGKFRVLSGADKLSLEEKSYLKTLSSFSMHPISYAIATFLEKTQSTCLCMEECIGRGVKGYTSENKFYLLGSSTFLQEHGLSIPLNQQETCEDVLISTVYFADDNGVIAVIILGDQLRDGVKQVISALKNKRVIVISGDSEESVCKLAKACEIKEWYALQNPLQKRLMIESFQKEGRVVCMLGDGVNDASSLAAADVGISMLSATDLSVQVSDIFLATNKLSVINKIFALANKCRKIIIQNTFWAFFYNIIGVLLAICGIFSPLIAACAMVASSLIVILNAKRINFRN